One Oncorhynchus masou masou isolate Uvic2021 chromosome 18, UVic_Omas_1.1, whole genome shotgun sequence DNA window includes the following coding sequences:
- the LOC135504975 gene encoding histone acetyltransferase KAT7-like isoform X1, with amino-acid sequence MPRRRQSVHLGSGSDGTEDSDSSAEREQTNSSESDGNMPKRTRLTRASLRLSQSSQDTPDVKRVGDHDESPPLTPTGNAPSSESELDISSPNASHDESVAKDPALRDSDKDLSHRPKRRRCHETYNFNMKCPTPGCNSLGHLTGKHERHFAVSGCPLYHNLSADECKVKATTREKHEEESKVQEESNRHATRHQMPTSKQTRYKEQVTEMRKGRNSGLPKEQKEKYMEHRQSHGNTREPLLENITSEYDLELFRKAQARASEDLKTPQEKLRIQGQITEGSNMIKTILFGRYELDTWYHSPYPEEYARLGRLYVCEFCLKYMKSQTILRRHMAKCVWKHPPGDEVYRKGAISVFEVDGKKNKIYCQNLCLLAKLFLDHKTLYYDVEPFLFYVMTEADNTGCHLVGYFSKEKNSFLNYNVSCILTMPQYMRQGFGKMLIDFSYLLSKVEEKVGSPERPLSDLGLISYRSYWKEVLLRYMYNFQGKEISIKEISQETAVNPVDIVSTLQSLQMLKYWKGKHLVLKRQDLIDEWKAKETKRGSNNKTIDPSSLKWTPPKGT; translated from the exons ATGCCCCGTAGACGACAG AGTGTGCATTTGGGGAGCGGCTCTGATGGGACTGAAGATTCAGACTCCTctgcagagagagaacagacaaacAGCTCAGAGAGTGATGGGAACATGCCCAAGAGAACACGCCTCACAAGAGCATCTCTACGCCTCAGCCAAAGCTCACAAG ACACACCAGATGTGAAGCGAGTCGGCGACCATGACGAGTCTCCGCCGTTGACTCCCACAGGCAACGCCCCATCATCTGAGTCTGAGCTGGACATCTCCAGCCCCAACGCCTCCCACGACGAGAGTGTGGCCAAAGACCCCGCCCTCAGAGACTCAGACAAGGACCTCTCCCACCGGCCCAAGCGCCGCCGCTGCCATGAGACCTACAATTTTAACATGAAGTGTCCCACACCGGGATGCAACTCACTGG GACATCTAACAGGAAAACATGAACGCCATTTTGCGGTTTCAGGATGTCCTCTTTACCATAACCTATCTGCTGATGAATGCAAG GTGAAAGCAACCACTCGCGAGAAACACGAAGAAGAATCAAAGGTGCAGGAGGAAAGCAACAGACACGCTACACGACATCAg ATGCCCACATCAAAACAGACGAGATACAAAGAACAGGTGACGGAGATGAGAAAGGGGAGGAATTCTGGGCTTCCCAAGGAGCAGAAGGAGAAGTACATG GAGCATCGACAGAGCCACGGCAACACCAGAGAACCTCTTCTGGAGAACATCACTAGTGAATATGACCTGGAGCTTTTCAGAAAAGCCCAGGCACGCGCATCTGAAGATCTG AAAACGCCACAGGAGAAGCTGCGGATCCAGGGACAGATCACGGAGGGCAGCAACATGATCAAGACCATCCTGTTCGGCCGCTACGAGCTGGACACGTGGTACCACTCTCCCTACCCCGAGGAGTACGCCCGCCTGGGACGTCTCTACGTCTGCGAGTTCTGCCTCAAGTACATGAAGAGCCAGACCATTCTGAGACGACACATG GCTAAGTGTGTGTGGAAGCATCCGCCCGGCGATGAGGTCTACAGGAAGGGAGCCATCTCTGTTTTTGAGGTGGACGGCAAGAAGAACAAG ATCTACTGCCAGAACCTGTGTCTACTCGCCAAGCTCTTCCTGGATCACAAGACACTGTACTACGACGTGGAACCCTTTCTGTTCTACGTTATGACTGAGGCAGACAACACAGGCTGCCATCTTGTGGGATACTTCTCTAAG GAGAAGAACTCTTTCCTCAACTACAACGTCTCCTGCATCCTGACAATGCCCCAGTACATGAGGCAAGGCTTTGGGAAGATGCTGATTGACTTCA gctacctgctgtccaaGGTGGAGGAGAAGGTGGGCTCCCCAGAGCGGCCCCTCTCGGACCTGGGCCTCATCAGCTACCGTAGCTACTGGAAAGAGGTGCTGCTGCGTTACATGTACAACTTCCAGGGCAAAGAGATCTCCATCAAAG agatCAGCCAGGAGACCGCGGTGAACCCAGTGGACATTGTCAGCACCCTGCAGTCCCTGCAGATGCTTAAGTACTGGAAGGGAAAGCACCTCGTCTTGAAGAGACAG GACCTGATCGATGAGTGGAAAGCTAAGGAGACCAAAAGAGGCAGCAACAACAAAACCATCGACCCCAGCTCGCTTAAATGGACCCCGCCCAAAGGGACATAG
- the LOC135504975 gene encoding histone acetyltransferase KAT7-like isoform X2: protein MPRRRQSVHLGSGSDGTEDSDSSAEREQTNSSESDGNMPKRTRLTRASLRLSQSSQDTPDVKRVGDHDESPPLTPTGNAPSSESELDISSPNASHDESVAKDPALRDSDKDLSHRPKRRRCHETYNFNMKCPTPGCNSLGHLTGKHERHFAVSGCPLYHNLSADECKVKATTREKHEEESKVQEESNRHATRHQMPTSKQTRYKEQVTEMRKGRNSGLPKEQKEKYMEHRQSHGNTREPLLENITSEYDLELFRKAQARASEDLEKLRIQGQITEGSNMIKTILFGRYELDTWYHSPYPEEYARLGRLYVCEFCLKYMKSQTILRRHMAKCVWKHPPGDEVYRKGAISVFEVDGKKNKIYCQNLCLLAKLFLDHKTLYYDVEPFLFYVMTEADNTGCHLVGYFSKEKNSFLNYNVSCILTMPQYMRQGFGKMLIDFSYLLSKVEEKVGSPERPLSDLGLISYRSYWKEVLLRYMYNFQGKEISIKEISQETAVNPVDIVSTLQSLQMLKYWKGKHLVLKRQDLIDEWKAKETKRGSNNKTIDPSSLKWTPPKGT, encoded by the exons ATGCCCCGTAGACGACAG AGTGTGCATTTGGGGAGCGGCTCTGATGGGACTGAAGATTCAGACTCCTctgcagagagagaacagacaaacAGCTCAGAGAGTGATGGGAACATGCCCAAGAGAACACGCCTCACAAGAGCATCTCTACGCCTCAGCCAAAGCTCACAAG ACACACCAGATGTGAAGCGAGTCGGCGACCATGACGAGTCTCCGCCGTTGACTCCCACAGGCAACGCCCCATCATCTGAGTCTGAGCTGGACATCTCCAGCCCCAACGCCTCCCACGACGAGAGTGTGGCCAAAGACCCCGCCCTCAGAGACTCAGACAAGGACCTCTCCCACCGGCCCAAGCGCCGCCGCTGCCATGAGACCTACAATTTTAACATGAAGTGTCCCACACCGGGATGCAACTCACTGG GACATCTAACAGGAAAACATGAACGCCATTTTGCGGTTTCAGGATGTCCTCTTTACCATAACCTATCTGCTGATGAATGCAAG GTGAAAGCAACCACTCGCGAGAAACACGAAGAAGAATCAAAGGTGCAGGAGGAAAGCAACAGACACGCTACACGACATCAg ATGCCCACATCAAAACAGACGAGATACAAAGAACAGGTGACGGAGATGAGAAAGGGGAGGAATTCTGGGCTTCCCAAGGAGCAGAAGGAGAAGTACATG GAGCATCGACAGAGCCACGGCAACACCAGAGAACCTCTTCTGGAGAACATCACTAGTGAATATGACCTGGAGCTTTTCAGAAAAGCCCAGGCACGCGCATCTGAAGATCTG GAGAAGCTGCGGATCCAGGGACAGATCACGGAGGGCAGCAACATGATCAAGACCATCCTGTTCGGCCGCTACGAGCTGGACACGTGGTACCACTCTCCCTACCCCGAGGAGTACGCCCGCCTGGGACGTCTCTACGTCTGCGAGTTCTGCCTCAAGTACATGAAGAGCCAGACCATTCTGAGACGACACATG GCTAAGTGTGTGTGGAAGCATCCGCCCGGCGATGAGGTCTACAGGAAGGGAGCCATCTCTGTTTTTGAGGTGGACGGCAAGAAGAACAAG ATCTACTGCCAGAACCTGTGTCTACTCGCCAAGCTCTTCCTGGATCACAAGACACTGTACTACGACGTGGAACCCTTTCTGTTCTACGTTATGACTGAGGCAGACAACACAGGCTGCCATCTTGTGGGATACTTCTCTAAG GAGAAGAACTCTTTCCTCAACTACAACGTCTCCTGCATCCTGACAATGCCCCAGTACATGAGGCAAGGCTTTGGGAAGATGCTGATTGACTTCA gctacctgctgtccaaGGTGGAGGAGAAGGTGGGCTCCCCAGAGCGGCCCCTCTCGGACCTGGGCCTCATCAGCTACCGTAGCTACTGGAAAGAGGTGCTGCTGCGTTACATGTACAACTTCCAGGGCAAAGAGATCTCCATCAAAG agatCAGCCAGGAGACCGCGGTGAACCCAGTGGACATTGTCAGCACCCTGCAGTCCCTGCAGATGCTTAAGTACTGGAAGGGAAAGCACCTCGTCTTGAAGAGACAG GACCTGATCGATGAGTGGAAAGCTAAGGAGACCAAAAGAGGCAGCAACAACAAAACCATCGACCCCAGCTCGCTTAAATGGACCCCGCCCAAAGGGACATAG
- the LOC135504976 gene encoding protachykinin-1-like, which yields MDILKFQLVIVTLFALVYPYQGLSFSVDKEHWVSKDWQDEPLEERLSSQVASLIKRSKARQFYGLMGKRSDDQPQPIKVDRKRNKGDMFVGLMGRRALSGESFTRIIPDAPSTAVDVAEGSDTQPDSQEEWDQLQYY from the exons ATGGATATCTTGAAATTCCAGCTGGTAATAGTTACCCTGTTTGCACTGGTGTATCCATATCAAGGACTGTCGTTTAGTGTTGACAAGGAACACTGGGTATCAAAAGACTGGCAG GATGAGCCACTGGAAGAGAGATTGTCCAGCCAAGTGGCTAGTCTGATAAAGAGATCCAAAGCCCGTCAGTTCTACGGGCTCATGGGCAAACGCTCAG ACGATCAGCCGCAGCCTATTAAAGTGGATAGAAAAC GAAATAAAGGGGACATGTTTGTTGGACTTATGGGAAGAAGAGCACTAAGTGGGG AATCGTTCACGAGGATCATTCCAGATGCTCCAAGCACTGCGGTCGATGTCGCTGAGGGATCAGACACACAACCAG ATTCACAAGAGGAATGGGACCAACTCCAATATTACTAA